The Stigmatella aurantiaca DW4/3-1 genome contains the following window.
AGCTCTCGAAATGCCCCGAGCCACCCAGCCGGGCCTGCGAGCTGGGACAGGCCCTGGAGGCGCGGGCGCCCCTGGCGGGCCCCTTCCCGGCGCTGCGCGGTCTGCTGGAAGGCCTCTGCGCACGGTGTCCCGCCCCCACCAACCCCTGCGCCAGCCTCGTCCTCCAGTCCCTCCGGGAAGGCATCGTCTCGGGCCGTGCTCCCGCGCCCGAGGCGCTGGCCTGGAACCTGGAGCATGCCGGTCCAGGAACGGGGGGTGCCTGTGCGGCGATGGTCCGGGCCGTGCTCGTTCCTTCGGCGCTGACGGACGGGACGGTGCTTCCGGTGCACCCGTCCCTGCGCGACCCGCTCCTGCCCGGGTGCGCCCAAGGCGGATACCTGCCCATGGCGCTGGTGAACGCGGCGGTGGTTCAGCAGGGCGCCCAGGCCGGAGCGCTGACCGCGCTGGCTGCCCGTCCGGACAGAGCCACCTCCGCCCAGACCCCCGACACCCTCCAGGGGGCGGAGGCCGGCAGCCACGCGTTCGATGGGAAGGAGCGGTCCGGGGTGGATCTGGGGAATGGCGTCTTTGGCAAGCGCTGGGAGGCCGATGGGGCGCTGCGCGCGCAGTTCGACCCACCGCTGAAGCAGTTGACGTCCTTGAGGGTCCGGGCCAAGGGGACCGGGACGCTGCGCGCCATCATCCGCCTGCCGCCCGGGGTGGGCCTGGAAGACCCCGAGCGAGGCGCCTTCTTCGCCAATCCCACCGTCTGCCAGTTCAAGGGAACGGGAGCGTGGGAGACCTGTGAGCTGAAGGTCCCCCTGCTGGACGTGGAGGCCCTCAGCGTGTTTCCCCACCTGCCCAGGATCACCCTCTACGAGGTGGAGGCCCGCGGCGCGCGCTGAGCCTCCGCCCCCGGAGTCCCGTCATGCCCCGCCGAAGCGGCGGGCGCGCAGGGCCACCTGAACGCTGTGGTCACTCGGCTCACGGTAGAGCGAATAGAGGCGCCCCACGCGCTGCTCGGCCAGCCGGACGTTGAACCAGGCGGGGCCGCCCAACCGCTCCTCCGCCTCCGCCGTCAGCCGCACGGGCAGCGCCCCCTGGGGCGGAGCACCCAGCCCCACCAACGGATCCCCCCTCGCGAGCAGGCGGGCCACGTTCCGCTCCCCGATGCGGTAATAGGACAGGGTCTCCACCTCGAGCCCTGGCACGAGCGCCTTGACCCCGTGGGCAGAGCCATCCGCCGTGGGCATGTCCGCCACCAGGATGTCGAAGCCCGCCGCATGGAGCGCCTCCACCACCTGCTCGCAGCGCAGCGTGGGATCCCCCGCCTCTGGCGCCTGGGGCAGCGTGTCGAAGCGGACCTTGTGGCGACAGTGAAGCGTGCTGGCCGTCAGCTTGCGCAGAACGCTGACAGGCATGCTGGCCCACTCCATCATGCTGTTGAGGGCGCGCGACTCCTCCAGGCCCAGGTCCAACAGCGGCAAGAACCGATCCAGGTACCCGGCGGGGGCAACGCGGCTCACCGCCTCCAGGGGGCCATGCATGAAGGCCTTGCGCGAGCGGGAGCTGGCGTACTCCAGCAAGGCCTTGCGCAGGGCCCGGTCCCGGTCCGGGTCCGCCGCCTCCCCACAGGAAGTGACCATCAGGGGCTGCTCCCCGGGGTTCGGATCGTTGCCCACCACGTACACGTTGGCGACGCCGAACTCGGTGCTGGCCAGCTTGGCGACCACCTCGATGCCCGCGCGGCGGTAGTTCTCCAACAGGGCCCCGATGGCGGGTGACAGGCGGGCGTCCTCCAGGTCCAGGACGGTGCCCTGGTCCATGGCCCGGAACTGCAAGCCGTTGCCATCCCGTTGCAGCAGTTCCAGCAGCGCGTGGGCCAGCGCTTGGGAATAGCTCAACCCGGCCCCCTGCCCGTTGGTGATGGGGGTGATGAGGGAAGCCGAGCGCCCCCGGCGCTGTTCGGGATAGCTGACGATGTACTCCTCGGGCACCAGGACCCGCTCGCCCGTGGCCAGCCGCCGCATCTCGACCCAGGTCAGGGGCATGTCCGGCTGGTAGGGGCTGCCCACCGGCAACCCCAGGGTGAGCGGATCCGCCACCCCCTCGGAACCATGGGTGCGCACCAGCTCCGTGTAGCTCCCCTGGAAGAGGGGCGCGGTGCTCATGGACTGGCTGGTGAACACGTACTCCGCCAGCTCTCCCAGCGCGCTGACCTCGGCCTCCTCCTCCGTGGCGCCGTAACCATAGGAGAGGAACCAAAGCCCATTCGCCGCCCGGAGACTGCCGGCCACGACCGGCACGCTCAACCGATCCAGTCCATCAATGCGAAACAGCTCCAGTTCTCCCTCGGGCATGGCGCGGCGATAGGCCTCCCGGGCTTCTTTCAAGCTCATGACGGCTCCTCACATGGGGTTAGGTTGGGCGCCCGGCCGGCGAAGGCTCACCACCGCTCGGGCAGATCCAGCAGCAGCCGCCGCCGGGCCAGCAGCGCGATCTCGTCATCCACCAGGCCAGAAGCAGCCCTCGCCAGCAGCTCCGCGCTCAGGGACGGATGCCCACCCAGATAGGTCGCGCTGGCATACTCGTCGGCAAACCCGGGAGCAGGCCAGGAGGGGTGCAGCAGGCCGTTGCGCTCCACCAGCAGCGGGTTGGGCTTCAACCGGGCCCCCGGCTTGGGCTGCCCAAAGTCGATCGAACCATTTGCCGGTCCGCCCGCCGCGCTGAAGCACAGGGCCTCCGCTTGGCGCAACGCCACCGGAGCGCGCGGGGAGGCGGGCTTGCCCTCCAGGAACGCCGTCACGAAGTCGGAGTCGTCATAGCAAGCCGCCCCGGGCAACAGCGCCGCGTACTCCTCGGGCGTGAGGGGCACGCCGCCGATGCCCCGCTGATCCACGAGGCGGTTGTGGGCATGGCCCACCAGGACGCGGCCCGAGGACCCGGCCACACGGCGCATCTCCGACAGCACCCGCCGCTTTTCCAGCAGGAAGTAGAGGGCGTCATGGCACAGCACGGCCGCCCCCCCGATGGGCTCCATCGGCAAACCCACGGTGGCGTCCGCGCACACCAGGCCCGCCTCCGGAACGACGAAGTGGCGCGCCAGCCACAACTTGGCGAACACCACGTCGATGCCCACCCCCGGCGTGCCGCGCTGGGTCACCTCGCGCAATACCTGCCCGAGGCCGCAGGCAATCTCCACCATGCACGGGGGCGAGTCCCAGTGCTGAGCCAGCAGCCCCAGGGCACTGAGAAACGTGGGGGCGGACCAGCGATGCGTGAAGTAGTGCGCCACGGGGCCGAAGTGGAGCCGCTCCATCGCCTGGCGAAGCCCCAGGGTTCCCGCGATGACGCCATCCACCACCTCCAGCGTCTGTTCGAGCTTCGGAGGGGGTGAGCGCGCCCAGTCGTCTTGGTCCCTCAACAGGTGCGCGAGCGCCAAGCGGCGGTCGCCTCGCTTCAGCGCGGCGATCACCTCGGCCCGGAGCAGTTCGCGGCCCGTGCGCAGGTAGGGAATGCCGTCCACCACCGGCCAGAACGCATCCCCGTCGAACAGGACGCCCGGCACCACGGGGCGCAAGGGCTGCTGGTTGAGGGGGCTGCGCAGACACAGCGGCTGTGCCACGGCCACGTTCGCGGGCCTCACGGCCACACTCCCGCGGCCTTCACCACCGCCTGCTCATATGCCTGATGAGGCCCCTCGTGCACCAGCTCCAGATCCTCCAGCGCCTGTCCGAGGGTGAAGCTCGCGACCCGGGCGTGGTAGTCCATCTCCAGCACCCGATCGAGGACATCCGCGGCATGGAAGGCCTGGGCTTCGGGCGTCTCGGCATGGGTCAACAGGCCGTGTGACGCCTTCACCCGGGCGGCGGGCGCGGCATCGAGGCAGTCCAGGGCCCGCTCGGTGAGGCGCTTCACGATGGGCGCCAGCTCCTCTCCCAGCAGGACCTCGCCGGCAAAGCCCGCATCCGGCAGCTCCGCGCTGAACAGGTGGTGGCTCAGCCCCGCCACGAACGGAAGCATGGGGTCCGCCTCCATCAAGGGCGCCATCAGGACCGCCGAGATCGCCACGGCGTAGCAGTGGTCCGCGTGGCTCTCCAAGGGCTCCATGAGGATGCGCGGGCCATGAGGGCTGGTGGCCCCCGCGCGAGGCTGGCGCACCAGCTTCTCCACGAACGCGGGAGGAGACGCATCCTCTGTCCCGAATGGCTCCGCGAGCGCGGCATGCAGCCGCTCCCGCAGGCGCGGATCCAGCGGAATGGCCGCGGCCTCCAGGCTCCGGCGCAGCACGTTCGTGGCCGCCTCGGAGGACAACCCCGCGCGATGCAGAACCGCCGCATCCATGCCGCCGAGCCGCACCGCCGCCAAGGCAAGCGCGGTCTCCCGCAGGGCCACCCGGATGGGCTCCACCCCTGCGGCGAGGGCAGCCCAGGCCCGGCGAAACCCCTGGGCGGACAGCCCCTGGGGATGATCCGGCGTCCGCACCCGCTTGAGATCCAGCAGTTCGCTCAACAACGGCCGAAGCCCTGCCAAACCGGCGGGGGCCACCCGGGTGCTGCGCGAGGAAGGATTCATCATCCGTAGCTCCCCTCTCGACCGCCCGAGACACACCGCAGGGCCCTCGGAGGATGCGCGCAGGCGCTTTCCCTCCATGCGAGAGTGCCCGGAAAGTCCGCACCCAGGCGGGCGGCTTCAACTCAGCCCCAGGTCAGAGCAAAACGTTCCTTCCAGGAAACATGTGGAGAGCCTGCCCACAACCTCCTCCCTGACAAGCGCCTCTCAAGAAGCTCATCCATTTCGGGAATGAGCCCCCGTCCGCTGTGTTGGCGCGCCGGTGGAACTGGAACCTCTGCCATCGACGGAGTGCCGCCGGAGTGTTCTCACGCCCATTCCGGCGGCGCTTCCCCTCCTCTCGCGTTGAATTCCTCCTGCTTCTCCGGGGAGGACTGACCGTTCGAAAAGGAGGGGGTTCGGACCTGCGACACTGTGTGTGCGCTCCGGGGTGATGGGGCGCGCCGTAACAGGGTTGTTACCCATGAATGGACCCGGACGAGGCCTGTCGCGCGTCCGGAAACCCCCTCGATCGTGGATCATTCATGGCCGACACTGTAAGTGCTGGGAACGGGTCGGATTCGCGTGATGGGCCCCTTCTAATTTTTCCGGTATTTCGCAATAATAAAGTCTTACGAAAGGACGGCATGCGCGACCGACGGGAAGATCCGCAGACGCTCTCCAATGATCTGTTCTGCATGCGGGGTGTCGGCATCTTGCTCGTGGTGTTCGTGCATGTGCTGGGCGTGGATGCCAGCCATGGGGTGCGCAAGCTCTTCCCCTCGAACCGGATGGACCTGCGGATCGCGGTCGAGCTCATCCACAGCTTCAACATGGCGGTGATGCTGATCGGCTCGGGGGTGGCGGTGGCTGCCTTCGGCCGGTCGAACCTGTCGCTGCGAGACTTCCTGCGCAAGAAGCTGAACAAGCTCATCGTGCCCATGCTGGTGTGGGCGCCCGTGCTGTACCTGATGCAAGAGTTCTCCCGGGGCATTCCCCACGGCACGAGCGGCTGGCTCAAGCTGCTGGGCCGTGTGCCCCACACCTGGTTCCCGCCCTACGCGATCTTCTGGTTCGTGCACGCGCTGGTCGGGTGCACCTTGCTGACGTGGCTGTTCCAGAAGTTCGCCGCGCCGAAGCTGGGCCGCTGGAGCCGCCTCTTCTACTTCGGCCTTGCCCTCGTGCTGTATGCCGTGGTGACCCGTTTGCGGACCCAGCTCGGCGCGGGCCTGGGCGATTACCTCGCGCTCGTCCTGTACTGGAACCGCTTCTTCGGGCTGGGAATGCTCATCCACCCGTGGCTGGTGCCCGCCCGCCAGGCGCTCTCCCGGCTTTCGAGCACGCACCAGGCGCTGCTGCCCGCGGGTCTCTTCGCGATCATCGTGCTCGTCTACACGGCGATCCCCCGCGCGCATTACGACCTGGCGTATGTCATCAACGGGCCGCTGGGGTTCTGCATGCTGTTCTCGCTGGCCATCTTCCTGCGCAACCGGGCGCACCAAGGGGGCGCGGTATGGCAGGACGTGTGGGGCCGGCTGACCTTCGCTGGTTCCATCAGCATGATCATCTACCTCTTCCACCTCTACTTCGTGTCGGGGATGCGCATGGCGCTGGAGCGCTGGCATCCGGAGACCCTGCTCGCGGTGCACCTCGTGCTGGGCTTCCTGGGCGGGTGCATGGGCCCCTGGCTCCTCTTCCAGTGCTTCAAGGGCCACCCGCTGTTCCACTGGAGCGCGGGCCTCTCCAAGCACCTGCCAGCCTTGCAGGTGCGGCGGGGACAGCCCCGCAGTGAGGCCGCCCCGATTCCGTGGACCTCCAAGCTGTAGGAGGTCCTGGGCTCTCGGCAAGGCCGCCAGCGCCGCCCCCTGGGAGCGCGTCTCTTAGAACAGATCCTCGCGCAGCGGTTCCCCGGTCATGGGGGCCTGAGGGGCGGATGCCTTCTCGGCGGTGGCCCTCCGGCGCGTGCGGCGCGGGCTCTTCTTGGCGGTGCGCGAGGCCGTGACCTTGCGCTTCCCCCCCCCCTGCTTGCGTGGCTTGCGCGCGGCCGTCTTCCTCGCGGCCGTCTTCCTCGCAGCCGTCTTCCTCGCAGCCGTCTTCTTCACGGCCGCCTTGGGTGCAGGCTTCGTTCGCGCGCTCCGCTTGGCGCCCTGCTTCACCTTCGCTCGTTTCCTTGCAGCCATTGTGACCCCCCTTTTCAGCGCCCTTCAGCTATTCACACCGGCGGCGGCTTGACCAGCCACCCCTTCCACCGTGTGCTTGCCAGAGAACGGCTCGAGGCTCGTGTTGGGTCACCAGGAGACGATACGTGAAAGCCTATGCCTTCCTCGCCGTGGCCATCCTCGCGGAGGTGATCGCGACGTCCTCTCTCAAGGCGACCGCGGAATTCACCCGCCTGTGGCCGAGCGTGCTGGTGGCCGCGGGCTATGTCACCGCGTTCTACTTCCTGACCTTGTCCCTGCGCTCGATTCCGATCGGCATCGCCTATGCCCTCTGGAGCGGCGTCGGCATCATCCTGGTGGCCATCGCGGGCTACGTGCTCTACCAGCAAAAGCTGGACCCCGCGGCCATCGCGGGCATCGCGATGATTCTCGGCGGCTGCCTGGTCATCAACCTCTTCTCGAAGAGCGCGGGCCACTGAGTTTCCGCGAGTTCGCGCGGCGGCGGCCAACCGGCTCACGCCACCGGAGCGGGCGCTCCAAGGTCCCCACGCTCCGGTGACGCGGCCGGGGACATCGAAGAGAACCGCCTCTTCAAGCCCCTGAGCGAACTCAGATGCCGCTAGCAGACAGGCTCTGAGCGCAGGAGTCAACCTGCCGGGCCGCACCGCCCCACCCCGCTGCGCCAGAAGCGCCGTCTGGCTCTCAGCGAGGGGACGGCTTGATGGCGCGTTGCGCCAGGACTTGCTTGACGTCCTCCAGTTGGATGCCCAGGGGACGTACCGCCACGAGCAGGTGATAGAGCACATCCGCCGCTTCTTCCATCGCCCGGTGCCTGTCTCCATCCGCGCAGGCCGTCACCAACTCCGCGCCCTCCTCGCCAATCTTCTTCAGCCGGAGGTTTCGATCCTCCAGCAACCTGCGCGTGTAGCTCGGCTTCTCTCCAGGCGGCGGTGTCTGCGCGGCGCGCTCGGTGATGGTGGCATCCAGGGCCACCAAGGCATCCAGCCGTCCCGGGCCAAAGCAGGTCTCCTCCCCTGTATGACAGGCGGGACCCGCCTTCTCCACGCGCGCCAGGACCGCGTCCCCGTCGCAGTCGGCCATGAGGGACACCACGCGCTGCACATTGCCGCTGGTGGCCCCCTTGTGCCACAGGCCCCGCGTGCGGGAGCGGTAGTGCATCTCCCCCGTGGCCAGCGTCCGCTCCAGCGCCTCCCGGTCCGCGTGCGCCACCATCAGCACGTCCCCGCTGCGGGCATCCTGCGTCACCACGGTGACCAGCCCATTGCCCTTGGTGAAATCCAGCTTGGAGAGATCCAGCGTCATGCATGGCTCCTGATGCGGAGGCCGCTTCCCAGCAGCAGCGTTTTGATGGCGCCCACGGTGGTGAGCCCGTCATGGAGGATGCCCGCCACCAGCGCCGCATCCGCCTTGCCATCCGTGAGCGCCTCTCGCACGTGCTGTGCGTTCCCAGCGCCCCCCGAAGCGATGACCGGCACGGCCACCGCCTCGGCGACGGCCCGTGTCAGCTCCAGGTCATATCCCGAGCGGGCCCCATCCCGGTCGATGCTCGTGAGGAGCACTTCCCCAGCCCCCCGGCGGACACACTCGCGGGCCCAGTCCACCGCATCCAACCCCGTGGGGGTCCGGCCTCCACGGGTGTAGACGCGCCATCGGCCGTCCTCGCGCCGGGCATCGATGCTGGCCACCACGCACTGGGCGCCGAAGCGCTCCGCGCACGCGGTGAGCAACTCCGGGTTCGTCACCGCCGCCGAGTTGATGCTCACCTTGTCCGCCCCCGCCCGGAGCGCTCGGCCCACGTCGTCCGCGGTGCGCACGCCCCCGCCCACCGTCAGGGGGATGAAGAGCCGCTCGGAGGTGCGATGGACGACATCCCACAACGTCTCCCGCTCCTCGGCGCTGGCGGAGATGTCGAGGAAGGTCACCTCGTCCGCCCCTTCGGCCTCGTAGCGCATGGCCAGCGCCACCGGGTCGCCCACATCGCGCAGTCCCTCGAACTGGACGCCCTTCACCACCCGTCCGCCCTTCATGTCCAGACAGACGATCAACCGCCGCGCCAGCATCACTTCACCTCCAGGGCGATGGAGCCCTTGGTGCTGAAGACCGTGCCCGAGTCCACCATGGCATCCCGCAGCGCCAGGCCAAGCGCCTTGAAGGCCGCCTCCGTGAGGTGGTGGCTGTCCTTGCCCCGGAGGATGCGCAGGTGGAGCGTCACCTTGGCGTGCTCGCAGAACGAGCGCATCCAGTGGTCATACAGCCGGTTGCGCAGCGGCCCGCGGTAGTAGAAGCGTCCGCAGGTGTCGATGACCGCCTGCACCAGGGCGTCATCCATGGGCAGGGTGCGCTCGCCATAGCGCGCGGCAGTGGGAGGGATGATCTGATACACCGCCGTGCCCAGGGTAATGGCCACGTCCTCCATGATGTGGTGGCGCAAATCCCCCCGCGCGTGGAGCGTCATGTCCAGCCCCGCGTAGCGCGCGAAGGTCCCCAGCATGTGGTCGAAGAACTTCAGGCCGGTGTCCACCTGGGCCACGCCCTTGCCCCGCGTCAGCTCGATGCGGATCTGGGTCTCCTTCGTCTCCCGGGTCACGATCGTCATGCGAACTCCCGTGCGACCGCGGCCGCGTCGAGCTTCCCCGTATAGAGGGCCATGCCAATGACGGCCCCATGGGCGCCCGCGTCCGCCAGGGCCCGGAGGTCTTCCAGCGTCGTCACGCCGCCCGAGGCATACACCCGGTGACGGCTCTCGCGAATCACCTCCTGCATCAAGGGCAGATCCACCCCACCCATCTGCCCTTCCTTGTGGACGGCCGTCACCAGCAGCCCTCCCAGGGGCAGCGGGTCCAGCACCGCGAGCACGTCCTTCACATCCCGGGCGCTGCCCGCCGTCCAGCCTCGCGTCACCACCTCGCGGCCCTTCACGTCCGCGGCCACCACCACGCGGCCCGGAAAGCGCCCGGCCACATCCGCCAGCCAGGCGGTGTCCTCGATGGCGCGCGTGCCCACCACGGCGAACGAGGCGCCCCGGGCGAGCACCGCCTCCACCTTCTCCGCCTCCCGCACACCACCGCCCACGGTGAAGGTGAGCCCCGGCTCGTGGGAGAGCAACCGGGCGATGACCTCCAGGTTGGAGCCCTTGCCCAGCGCAGCATCCAGGTCCACCACATGGAAGGTCTTGAAGCCGAAGCTCCGCCACTTCTTCAACGCATCGAGCGGCTCGTTCACGCGCACGCGCTCGGCGTCGTACGAGCCGCCCACGAGTTGCACACACGCCCCTTCCCTCAGATCGATGGCGGGAATGGCAATCATGACGTCACCTCTTTCAGAAAAGCCTGGAGGAAACCCACACCCGCCGAGGAACTCTTCTCGGGATGGAACTGCACCCCGAGCACCTTGCCTCGCCGCACCGAGGCCGGGAAACGATCCTCCTCGTGCGTCGTCCAGCCCGACACCACGCCGGGCTGCTCGGCACGGCAGGCAAAGCTGTGGGCGTAATAGACGGAGTTCAGCGTCACGCCCTTCACCGCGGCATCCTCCTCCACGGAGTTCCAGCCGATGTGCGGCACCTGCCGGGCCTTCAGCCGCGTCACCCGTCCCTGGAAGATGCCGAGCCCCTGGCCCTCGCCCTCATCGCTGCCCTCGAAGAGCAACTGCATGCCCAGGCAGATGCCGAGACACGGCAGGCCCTGCTCCAGCGCCTGGCGCATCGGCTCACGGCCGGGCTCGAGCCGGGCGGCCGCGGAACCAAATGCCCCGACCCCAGGAAGCACGAGCACGTCCGTCTCCAAGGCCTTCCGGGGATCGGTCTGCACCCGGACGTCCGCGCCCGCGGCCGTGGCGAGCGCTTTGGCGAGGGAGTGGATGTTCCCCGCGCCGTAGTCAAACAAGGTGACTCTCATCGCCATGCCTCCCGCAGCGCGCCGAGCGCCGCTTCCATCATGGGCCAGGGACCACAACCGATCCGAAGCGCCTCGCCCACCCCGGTCAGCCCCTGAAAGGCCCGGATGTTCACCCCCTGCTCCCGCATGCGGGCAGCCACCTGAATCGCGCCTGGAAAGGGAACGAAGACGAAGTTGGCCTCGGTGGGAAGCGGCTTCAGGCCCATTGCCTCCAGCGCCTCCACCAACCGTTGACGGAGCGCCTGGACCTCCCCGGCATGCGCCTTCACCCAGGGCAGATCCTCGGTGAGGGCCGCGATGGCCATGCGCTCGGCGACGCCATTGTGCTTGTAGGGGCCACGCGCTTTCTCCACCTCGGCCACCAGCTCGGGGCGGCCGATCGCGTAGCCCACCCGCATGCCCGCCAGGCCAAAGGCCTTGGACAGCGTCCGCGTGACGAGGACGTTGGGCCGCGAGCGGACCAGGTCCACGTTGCTGCCACGGGAGAACTCCGTATACGCCTCATCCAGGAGCACGATGCCGGGCGCCGCATCCACCAACCGCTCCAAGGCGGCACGAGAGGCCACCGTGCTGGTGGGGTTGTTGGGCGAGCAGACATAGAGGAGCCGGGCCCCCGTGGCGAGCATCGCCTCCACGTCGATGTCCCAGTCCTGCCGGAGCGGCACCGGGGAGAACTGAAGCCCATTCACCCGGGCGAAGTAGGACATCATCGAGAAGGAAGGATCCGGAACAGCGATGCGCTCGCCAGGCTCCAGGAAGGCTCGCAGCGCACAGTCGATGAGATCGTCCGAGCCACAGCCCGTGGTCAGCCACGAAGGCTCGAAGCCCGTGTACTGGGAGAGGGCCTGCTTGAGGTCCGGCGCATAGCTGATGGGGTAGCGGGTGATGAGCGAGGAGGCGGCCTCGCGCAGGGCGCGCTCGGCGGCCGGAGGGACCCCGAAGAGGTTGGTGTTGTCGCTCAGGTCCACCCGGCACGGAACGGCCGGTGGCGAGTAGAGCGAGATGTCTCGGTAGGACGGACGGGTGCGCATCACGAATGTCTCCAGGCCCGGGCGGCTTCCGCGTGGGCAAAAAGCCCCTCACTGTCAGCAAGTGTTCCCACATCCTCCGCGAGCCGAGCCGCCGCCTCACGGTCCACCCGTTGCCAAGCGGTCCACCGGTAGAAATCGAGCACGGACAACCCCGAGTAGGCATGCCCCAGCCCCGCGGTGGGCAGCACATGGTTGGCGCCCGTCATGTAGTCCCCGAAGGCCACGGAGGCACGCTCCCCGAGAAAGACGGTGCCGCAGTGCCGCACCCGTGCCAGGTGCTCCTGGGGGGCTGCGGTGGCAAGGAGCAGATGCTCGGGCGCGAAGGCCGACACGAAGGGCCACGCCTCTTCCAGGGAGTCCACGCTCAGAACGGCGCCCCGCTCTCTCAAGGAGGTGGAGACAATCTCCCGCCGCCGCGCCCGGGCCGACGCGCGCTCCACCGCCTGGGCCACCGCATCGGCCTGGGCCTGCCCGACCGCCAGCGTCACGCAACAGGCGTCCGGATCGTGCTCGGCCTGGGCCAGCATCTCGCGGGCCACGGCTTCGGGATCCGCCGAGCCATCCGCCACGACGAGGATCTCACTGGGCCCCGCGGGAGCATCGATGGCCACCGCGTCCACCACCTGGAGCTTGGCGGCGGCGACATAGGCGTTGCCGGGACCCACGATGCGATCCACCCGGGGCACACTCTGGGTGCCATAGGCCATGGCGGCCACGGCCCCCGCCCCGCCCAGGGCGAAGACCCGGTCCGCTCCCGCCAGCAACGCCGCCGCCAGCACCCCGGCCGCGGGCAGCCCATCGGGCCCAGGCGGCGAGCAGACGATGACCTCCCCCACCCCGGCCACCTTCGCCGGCACAACCCCCATCAACACACTGCTGGGGTACACGGCCCGGCCGCCCGGCGCATAAACCCCCACCCGCCCCAGCGGGTCCGGCCTCCGGCCCACGACGATGCCCGGCTCCGTCTCCACCTCGATGGCCTGGGGCTTCTGGGCCCTGTGGGCCGTGGCGATGTTGCGGGCGGCCCGCTCCAGGGCACTCCGGACCTCCGGCTTCAACGCGGCGAGGGCCTCCTCCCACCGCGCCCGGGGCACCTCGAGCGACGAGAGCCGGGCCCGGTCGAACTGAAGCGCCATCTCCAGCAACGCGGCATCGCCGTCCTGGCGCACACGGGCGATGAGCTCGCGGGTCCGCTCGGCGACCTGGGCATCCGACGTTCCCGAGCGCTCGAGCAGGCGGCGCCGGGCCTCGGGGGACAAACCGGAGAGCGGCCCCCGGTACTTCAGCGTTCCAGCGCTCACGGCATCAACCTCTCGATGCGGGTGACGAGGATGCCCTCGCACCCCAGCGCCTTCAGGCCATTGATGGTGCGGTAGATGGTCTTGGCCGAGACCACGGAGTGCACGGCCACGAAGTCCCCGCCGTTCATGATGTCCACGACGGTCGGCCCGTTGAGGCCCGGGAGCACCTCCCGCACCTGGGCCAGGACCTTGCGCGGGACGTTGGCCATCAAGTAGCGCTTGCCGCGGGCGGCCAGCACCGAGCCCAGGGCCTGCTTCAGCTCATCCAGCTTCCGCACGGCCTCCTCGCCGTTGCGCTTGCACGCCACCAACCGCGCGCTGGACTCCAGGACGGTGCCCACCTCGTGCAAGCCATTCATCTTCAGGGTGGAACCGGTGGAGGTCAGATCCACGACGATGTCCGCGATGCCCAGGTGGGGGGCAATCTCCGCCGCGCCCGAGACCGGAACCACCGTCACCTGCTGCCCCCGGCGGCTGAAGAATTCCTGCGTCAGCCGGGGGAAGCAGGAGGCCACGCGCATCCCCTCCTTCACCCCGTCCACCGAGGTGATGCCGCTCTCCTCACGGGCGGCCACCACCAGCCGGCACTTGCCGAACTCCAGGTCCATCAAGGGCTCCACCTCGCGTCCGGACTCATTGACCAGGTCCCACCCGGTGACACCGGCATGCGCGGCCCCATCCGCGACGAACTCGGGAATGTCCTGGGCCCGAACGAAGATGGCTTCGAACTCGCCACCCAGCGAGGCGGTGAGGGCTCGCTCCCCTCGGGCACGAACCTCGAGGCCGGCATCGTTGAACAACTCGCGAACCTCTTCGGAGAGGCGGCCTTTGTTGGGAAGGGCGA
Protein-coding sequences here:
- the hisG gene encoding ATP phosphoribosyltransferase, which gives rise to MLKIALPNKGRLSEEVRELFNDAGLEVRARGERALTASLGGEFEAIFVRAQDIPEFVADGAAHAGVTGWDLVNESGREVEPLMDLEFGKCRLVVAAREESGITSVDGVKEGMRVASCFPRLTQEFFSRRGQQVTVVPVSGAAEIAPHLGIADIVVDLTSTGSTLKMNGLHEVGTVLESSARLVACKRNGEEAVRKLDELKQALGSVLAARGKRYLMANVPRKVLAQVREVLPGLNGPTVVDIMNGGDFVAVHSVVSAKTIYRTINGLKALGCEGILVTRIERLMP
- a CDS encoding pyridoxal phosphate-dependent aminotransferase encodes the protein MRTRPSYRDISLYSPPAVPCRVDLSDNTNLFGVPPAAERALREAASSLITRYPISYAPDLKQALSQYTGFEPSWLTTGCGSDDLIDCALRAFLEPGERIAVPDPSFSMMSYFARVNGLQFSPVPLRQDWDIDVEAMLATGARLLYVCSPNNPTSTVASRAALERLVDAAPGIVLLDEAYTEFSRGSNVDLVRSRPNVLVTRTLSKAFGLAGMRVGYAIGRPELVAEVEKARGPYKHNGVAERMAIAALTEDLPWVKAHAGEVQALRQRLVEALEAMGLKPLPTEANFVFVPFPGAIQVAARMREQGVNIRAFQGLTGVGEALRIGCGPWPMMEAALGALREAWR
- a CDS encoding imidazoleglycerol-phosphate dehydratase, encoding MTIVTRETKETQIRIELTRGKGVAQVDTGLKFFDHMLGTFARYAGLDMTLHARGDLRHHIMEDVAITLGTAVYQIIPPTAARYGERTLPMDDALVQAVIDTCGRFYYRGPLRNRLYDHWMRSFCEHAKVTLHLRILRGKDSHHLTEAAFKALGLALRDAMVDSGTVFSTKGSIALEVK
- the hisH gene encoding imidazole glycerol phosphate synthase subunit HisH; this translates as MRVTLFDYGAGNIHSLAKALATAAGADVRVQTDPRKALETDVLVLPGVGAFGSAAARLEPGREPMRQALEQGLPCLGICLGMQLLFEGSDEGEGQGLGIFQGRVTRLKARQVPHIGWNSVEEDAAVKGVTLNSVYYAHSFACRAEQPGVVSGWTTHEEDRFPASVRRGKVLGVQFHPEKSSSAGVGFLQAFLKEVTS
- a CDS encoding HisA/HisF-related TIM barrel protein, with translation MIAIPAIDLREGACVQLVGGSYDAERVRVNEPLDALKKWRSFGFKTFHVVDLDAALGKGSNLEVIARLLSHEPGLTFTVGGGVREAEKVEAVLARGASFAVVGTRAIEDTAWLADVAGRFPGRVVVAADVKGREVVTRGWTAGSARDVKDVLAVLDPLPLGGLLVTAVHKEGQMGGVDLPLMQEVIRESRHRVYASGGVTTLEDLRALADAGAHGAVIGMALYTGKLDAAAVAREFA
- the hisD gene encoding histidinol dehydrogenase; amino-acid sequence: MSAGTLKYRGPLSGLSPEARRRLLERSGTSDAQVAERTRELIARVRQDGDAALLEMALQFDRARLSSLEVPRARWEEALAALKPEVRSALERAARNIATAHRAQKPQAIEVETEPGIVVGRRPDPLGRVGVYAPGGRAVYPSSVLMGVVPAKVAGVGEVIVCSPPGPDGLPAAGVLAAALLAGADRVFALGGAGAVAAMAYGTQSVPRVDRIVGPGNAYVAAAKLQVVDAVAIDAPAGPSEILVVADGSADPEAVAREMLAQAEHDPDACCVTLAVGQAQADAVAQAVERASARARRREIVSTSLRERGAVLSVDSLEEAWPFVSAFAPEHLLLATAAPQEHLARVRHCGTVFLGERASVAFGDYMTGANHVLPTAGLGHAYSGLSVLDFYRWTAWQRVDREAAARLAEDVGTLADSEGLFAHAEAARAWRHS